From a single Nicotiana tomentosiformis chromosome 2, ASM39032v3, whole genome shotgun sequence genomic region:
- the LOC104116505 gene encoding probable RNA 3'-terminal phosphate cyclase-like protein, protein MGKLSYMKLKGSQNLRLRLLLATLSSKSIVIEDIRSEATWPGLRPHEVSFLRLLEKICDDCVVEINETGTKLKYKPGIIMGGRHLVHDCGVSRSIGYFLEPLIVLGMFGKKPLTIRLKGITNDSKDPSIDTFRSTTLPVLKQFGVPAEGLELKIESRGVAPKGGGEVLLSVPMVPNSLKAIKWVDEGLVKRIRGVSFSTRVSVQFENTMIHAARGILNPLLSDVHIFTDHKAGAQAGMSPGYGISLVAETTSGCAISADTTVSYARGEDDTDLEDDRKDLIPAEEVGEQIASALLAEIKQGGVVDSTHQGLLFLLCALCPKDVSEVRVGKLSPYGMEALRHIRDFLDVKFVMKPDASTGTVTMMCLGSGFQNLSRKVS, encoded by the exons ATGGGGAAATTATCATACATGAAGCTGAAAGGAAGCCAGAACTTGAGACTCCGTCTTTTACTAGCGACCCTTTCATCCAAATCGATTGTTATTGAGGATATTCGTTCTGAGGCTACTTGGCCTGGCCTTCGTCCTCACGAGGTCTCTTTCCTCCGCCTCCTTGAAAAAATCTGCGATGATTGTGTCGTTGAAATCAATGAAACTG GAACAAAACTAAAGTATAAACCAGGAATTATAATGGGCGGAAGGCATTTAGTTCATGATTGTGGTGTAAGTCGCTCCATCGGCTACTTCTTGGAACCGTTGATTGTCCTTGGTATGTTTGGGAAGAAACCACTCACCATTCGGCTCAAAG GGATCACAAATGATTCAAAGGACCCATCTATTGATACTTTTCGATCAACTACTTTGCCTGTACTGAAGCAGTTCGGAGTCCCTGCAGAAGGATTGGAACTGAAAATTGAGAGTCGGGGAGTTGCTCCTAAAGGTGGTGGAGAAGTACTTCTTTCAGTTCCTATGGTCCCGAATAGCTTGAAA GCTATTAAATGGGTTGATGAAGGTCTGGTGAAGAGAATTAGAGGTGTTTCCTTTTCAACTAGGGTCTCTGTTCAGTTTGAGAATACCATGATACATGCAGCTCGTGGAATCTTGAATCCTTTGCTTTCAGATGTTCATATCTTTACAGATCATAAAGCTGGAGCACAAGCTGGAAT GTCACCTGGCTATGGAATTTCTCTAGTTGCAGAGACTACCTCCGGTTGTGCTATATCTGCTGATACTACAGTTTCTTATGCAAGAGGAGAAGATGATACAGACTTAGAGGATGATAGGAAAGATCTGATCCCTGCTGAGGAAGTTGGTGAGCAAATTGCTTCTGCACTACTTGCGGAAATTAAACAGGGGGGAGTAGTAGATTCAACACATCAG GGACTGCTGTTTCTTCTATGTGCTTTGTGTCCGAAAGACGTTTCAGAAGTTCGGGTTGGGAAGCTGTCGCCCTATGGAATGGAAGCACTAAGGCACATAAGAGACTTTTTGGATGTTAAGTTTGTCATGAAACCTGATGCCTCGACGGGAACTGTCACTATGATGTGTCTTGGTTCTGGATTTCAGAATTTATCCAGAAAAGTATCATGA